The following proteins are encoded in a genomic region of Inquilinus sp. KBS0705:
- a CDS encoding esterase family protein, which yields MKKLVIVLLLLCPVVMLAQTGKVYDNLTLNSKILKSERKFAIYLPPDYETSGRSYPILYLLHGAGDDQTGWVQFGEVLNITDKAIKDGTATPMIIVMPDANTGTRGYYNDIKGNWNYEDFFFTELLPYVEKKYRVKSEKRFRAVAGLSMGGGGSFIYALHHPELFSSACPLSAATGFLTLDDARTAINKNNPGLADSTITNYYNKYSVLPLINAMPDAQKKAVRWFMDVGDDDFLYEGNGLVHNLMRKKEIPHEYRVRDGAHNWTYWRTSLPVVLEFVTQAFHQY from the coding sequence ATGAAAAAATTAGTAATTGTATTGCTGCTGCTATGCCCCGTTGTTATGCTTGCGCAAACCGGTAAGGTATACGATAATTTAACGCTAAACAGTAAAATTTTAAAAAGCGAACGCAAGTTTGCTATTTACCTGCCGCCCGATTATGAAACATCGGGCCGCAGTTACCCGATACTGTACCTGTTACATGGCGCCGGCGACGACCAAACCGGCTGGGTGCAGTTTGGCGAGGTGTTAAATATAACCGACAAGGCCATTAAAGATGGCACTGCAACCCCTATGATAATTGTTATGCCCGATGCCAATACAGGCACCCGTGGTTATTACAACGATATAAAAGGCAACTGGAACTACGAAGATTTCTTTTTTACGGAGTTACTGCCTTATGTTGAAAAGAAATACCGTGTAAAAAGCGAAAAGCGTTTCCGCGCGGTGGCAGGGCTTTCTATGGGCGGCGGCGGCAGTTTTATATACGCGCTGCATCACCCGGAATTGTTCTCGTCTGCATGCCCATTGAGTGCGGCAACAGGCTTTTTAACGCTTGATGATGCCCGTACTGCCATAAACAAAAATAACCCCGGCCTGGCAGATAGTACCATAACCAACTATTATAATAAGTACAGCGTATTACCTTTAATAAATGCCATGCCCGATGCGCAAAAGAAAGCCGTGCGCTGGTTTATGGATGTGGGTGATGACGACTTTTTATACGAAGGCAACGGCTTGGTGCATAACCTGATGCGTAAAAAAGAAATACCGCATGAATACCGCGTGCGCGATGGTGCCCATAACTGGACCTACTGGCGCACATCGTTGCCGGTAGTGCTGGAGTTTGTTACGCAGGCATTTCATCAGTATTGA
- a CDS encoding MBL fold metallo-hydrolase has protein sequence MERRKFLTNTAIAAGSLALLSNKSFASMLSMPDYKLTPLRNNVGIFTEQGGTIAWLVNKEGIVCVDAEFPDPAAHLIAELKKQSDKPFEWLINTHHHGDHTAGNISFKGVAKKVAAHANSLTNQKASAAAQKSEDKQLYPDTTYTDKWKIKVGDEHISAHYFGPGHTNGDSFIHFENANIVHCGDQVFNRRYPYIDRSAGASCRHWIVALESAQKQFNKDTLFVFGHAYDPVKVTGNMADVKLMQNFMENLVAFVESSIKAGKTKEEILGTKAIPGVTEWQGDGIERGLTAAYEELTA, from the coding sequence ATGGAACGCAGAAAATTTTTAACCAATACCGCTATAGCCGCGGGCTCGTTGGCCCTGTTAAGCAATAAAAGCTTTGCAAGTATGCTTAGCATGCCCGACTATAAATTAACCCCGCTACGTAACAACGTAGGTATTTTTACCGAACAAGGCGGCACAATAGCCTGGCTGGTAAATAAAGAAGGTATTGTTTGTGTTGATGCCGAATTCCCTGACCCGGCCGCGCACTTAATAGCAGAACTAAAAAAGCAATCGGACAAGCCTTTTGAGTGGCTGATAAATACCCACCACCACGGCGACCATACTGCCGGGAATATATCGTTTAAAGGGGTTGCCAAAAAAGTTGCAGCACATGCCAACTCGTTAACCAACCAAAAGGCATCGGCGGCGGCGCAAAAATCAGAAGATAAGCAGCTTTACCCCGATACCACCTACACCGATAAATGGAAAATCAAGGTGGGCGACGAGCATATATCTGCCCATTATTTTGGCCCTGGCCATACTAACGGCGATAGCTTTATCCATTTTGAAAATGCCAATATTGTGCATTGCGGCGACCAGGTATTTAACCGCCGCTACCCTTATATTGACCGTAGTGCAGGCGCATCATGCAGGCATTGGATAGTAGCTTTAGAAAGCGCGCAGAAACAGTTTAATAAAGATACCCTGTTTGTTTTTGGCCATGCCTACGACCCTGTAAAAGTTACCGGTAATATGGCCGATGTAAAGCTGATGCAAAACTTTATGGAAAACCTGGTAGCCTTTGTTGAAAGCAGCATAAAGGCCGGCAAAACCAAAGAGGAAATATTGGGTACAAAAGCTATCCCCGGCGTAACCGAGTGGCAGGGGGATGGTATTGAGCGTGGCTTAACCGCAGCATATGAAGAATTAACCGCCTGA
- a CDS encoding phospholipase C, phosphocholine-specific: MLNTRRDFLKKAALLTGAAGLSGMLPASIQKAMAINPAPGSTWMDAEHVVILMQENRSFDHCFGSLKGVRGFNDPRIIDLPNKNPVWLQSNRMGETYAPFHLDINNTKATWMNSLPHSWSNQVNARNDGKFDQWLNEKRSGHPDYKNMPLTLGFHKREDLPFNYALADAFTVCDQNFCSSLTGTTPNRHYLWSGTIRKDQNENSKANVWNEDADFGTLDWTTFPERLEDNGISWKCYQNELSVGVGFEGEEDAWLSNFTDNNLEFFKQFNVRLHDKHVAYRKKQLTVLPGQIAATQAKIDALPTDDAKLRPLKKQLKQLQAELDDIKNNPQLLADGAFDKLSEREKSLHLKAFNTNKADPHHRTLATLKYNDNGVEREMQIPKGDVLYQFRDDVESGALPTVSWLTAPENFSDHPGAPWYGAWYVSEVLDILTKNPEVWKKTIFILTYDENDGYFDHIPPFVAPHSHKPGTGKVSDGIDTRVEFVTLEQELAREGFPTKYNRENAIGLGFRVPMVIASPWSRGGYVNSEVFDHTSTLQFLETFLSKKTGKPIKETNISDWRRTVCGDLTSVFRPYNGEKITVPTFLQKDETLEGIHKAQFKKDPSNFKNLSAEEIEQIKKDPYSSPYMPQQEKGIKPACALPYEMYADGKLSADRSSFEMKFHNGNGVFGKQTAGAPFNVYAPGKYAAFNNPQTMEDVRTWSYALTAGDTITDAWPLAEFENSQYHLRTYGPNGFYREFKGDAKDPLINTAVTYQAINKKLTGNIEVQLTLPDNSHQYSVEVIDNAYKNGSHQVILAGNLKVAGPVLLNLHKSHGWYDFSIKVKGYGNFEKRYAGRVETGKDTYTDPLMGGVIV; this comes from the coding sequence ATGTTAAATACCCGCAGAGATTTCTTAAAAAAAGCAGCCTTGTTAACCGGCGCGGCAGGGCTATCGGGCATGTTGCCTGCATCTATACAAAAAGCAATGGCTATTAACCCTGCACCCGGCAGCACCTGGATGGATGCCGAGCATGTGGTGATACTGATGCAGGAAAACCGCTCTTTCGACCATTGCTTTGGCTCGTTAAAAGGAGTGCGGGGCTTTAACGACCCACGAATTATTGATCTGCCTAATAAAAACCCGGTGTGGCTGCAATCAAACCGCATGGGCGAAACTTACGCGCCGTTTCACCTGGATATTAACAACACCAAAGCCACCTGGATGAACTCGTTACCGCATAGCTGGAGCAACCAGGTAAATGCCCGTAATGATGGCAAATTTGACCAATGGCTTAACGAAAAAAGATCGGGCCACCCCGATTATAAGAATATGCCCTTAACGCTGGGCTTCCATAAGCGCGAAGACCTGCCTTTTAACTATGCGCTGGCAGATGCCTTTACCGTGTGCGACCAAAATTTTTGCTCGTCGTTAACCGGCACTACGCCAAACCGCCATTATTTGTGGAGCGGCACCATCCGTAAAGATCAAAATGAAAATTCGAAGGCCAATGTTTGGAACGAGGATGCCGACTTTGGCACTTTAGACTGGACAACCTTCCCCGAGCGGTTAGAGGATAACGGCATATCGTGGAAGTGCTACCAAAACGAGCTATCGGTAGGGGTTGGTTTCGAGGGCGAAGAGGATGCCTGGCTATCCAACTTTACCGATAACAACCTGGAGTTTTTTAAACAGTTTAATGTAAGGCTGCACGATAAGCACGTGGCCTACCGCAAAAAACAGCTAACCGTTTTACCGGGGCAAATAGCTGCAACGCAAGCCAAGATAGATGCCTTGCCTACGGATGATGCCAAATTAAGGCCGCTTAAAAAACAATTGAAACAATTACAGGCCGAACTGGACGATATTAAAAACAACCCCCAGCTATTAGCCGATGGTGCGTTTGACAAGTTGAGTGAGCGCGAAAAAAGCCTGCACCTAAAAGCCTTTAATACCAATAAAGCCGACCCGCATCACCGAACGCTGGCTACGCTAAAATATAACGACAATGGCGTAGAGCGCGAAATGCAGATACCCAAAGGCGATGTTTTATATCAGTTTAGGGATGATGTAGAAAGCGGGGCCTTGCCAACCGTATCGTGGCTTACCGCGCCCGAAAACTTTTCGGACCATCCCGGCGCGCCATGGTATGGTGCCTGGTATGTATCAGAGGTGTTAGACATCCTTACCAAAAACCCCGAGGTATGGAAAAAAACCATCTTTATTTTAACCTACGACGAGAACGATGGCTATTTTGACCACATCCCGCCGTTTGTTGCGCCACACTCGCATAAACCGGGCACAGGTAAGGTATCTGACGGTATTGATACCCGTGTAGAGTTTGTAACGCTTGAGCAGGAACTGGCCCGCGAAGGCTTCCCTACCAAGTATAACCGCGAAAACGCCATTGGCCTGGGCTTTAGGGTGCCTATGGTTATCGCATCGCCATGGAGCCGCGGCGGGTATGTAAATTCCGAAGTGTTCGACCATACCTCTACCCTGCAATTTTTGGAAACTTTCTTGTCTAAAAAAACCGGTAAGCCCATAAAAGAAACCAACATCAGCGATTGGCGCCGTACAGTTTGCGGCGACCTTACATCGGTGTTTCGCCCCTACAACGGCGAAAAAATTACCGTACCAACTTTTTTGCAAAAAGATGAAACGCTGGAGGGTATACACAAGGCGCAATTCAAAAAAGACCCGTCGAATTTTAAAAATTTAAGCGCTGAAGAGATAGAGCAGATCAAAAAAGACCCGTATAGCTCGCCGTATATGCCGCAGCAGGAAAAAGGTATTAAACCCGCCTGCGCCCTGCCTTACGAAATGTATGCCGATGGCAAGTTGAGTGCAGATAGATCTTCATTCGAGATGAAATTTCATAATGGTAACGGGGTATTTGGCAAGCAAACAGCCGGAGCGCCGTTTAACGTGTATGCACCGGGCAAATACGCCGCGTTTAACAACCCGCAAACTATGGAAGATGTGCGTACATGGAGTTATGCGCTTACCGCCGGCGATACCATTACAGACGCATGGCCACTTGCCGAATTTGAAAATAGCCAATATCACCTGCGCACCTACGGCCCCAACGGTTTTTACCGCGAATTTAAAGGCGATGCTAAAGACCCGCTTATAAACACCGCTGTTACCTACCAGGCCATAAATAAAAAACTAACCGGAAACATTGAGGTACAACTGACCCTACCCGATAACAGCCACCAGTACAGCGTTGAGGTGATTGATAACGCCTATAAAAACGGCAGCCACCAGGTAATATTGGCAGGTAACTTAAAGGTTGCCGGGCCGGTATTGCTTAACCTGCATAAAAGCCATGGCTGGTACGATTTCAGCATTAAAGTAAAAGGCTACGGTAATTTTGAGAAACGATATGCCGGCCGTGTAGAAACCGGTAAAGACACCTACACCGACCCATTAATGGGTGGGGTTATCGTTTAA
- a CDS encoding GNAT family N-acetyltransferase: MTDTLFESASLATRRFNTGDSAFIFELLNTPAWKKFIGDRGIHTMQDATDYIINSPLASYAKNGYGGWLVTLKDTMQPIGMCGLFKRDYLDGPDLGFAFLPEFEGRGYAYESTMAAIAHVRSNYNITGLYATTMLANARSRKLLERCGFMHKGTLAIPNVDDSSMLYYLSL, encoded by the coding sequence ATGACCGATACGCTATTTGAATCTGCCAGCCTTGCCACTAGGCGTTTTAACACCGGCGATAGTGCCTTTATTTTTGAATTACTGAATACCCCTGCATGGAAAAAATTTATTGGCGACCGCGGCATACACACCATGCAGGATGCTACTGATTATATTATAAACTCGCCGCTGGCCAGTTACGCTAAAAATGGCTATGGCGGCTGGCTGGTTACGCTAAAAGATACCATGCAGCCCATTGGCATGTGCGGTCTGTTTAAACGCGACTACCTGGATGGGCCCGACCTTGGCTTTGCCTTTTTACCCGAGTTTGAAGGGCGGGGCTACGCTTACGAGAGCACCATGGCTGCTATAGCGCATGTGCGCAGCAATTATAATATTACAGGTTTATACGCCACTACCATGCTGGCCAACGCCCGATCGCGCAAATTGCTTGAACGTTGCGGCTTTATGCATAAAGGCACGCTGGCTATACCTAATGTAGATGATTCGAGCATGTTGTACTATCTTAGTTTATAA
- a CDS encoding glycosyl transferase, protein MGATPQIYRIKWLYLFIGVAVLLNFTALFIPIIGPDGALYATIAKTMVLRNDYVQLFVHQTDWLDKPHFPFWMSAISFKVFGITTWAYKLPGILFMLMGAAYTYLLAKKLYTKEIALWAVLILLTAQHIILSNNDVRAEPYLTGLIIASVYYYYNAYIRNNLMQLVLGSLFAACAIMTKGMFALVPIGGAIVGHLAITKQWKTLFNLSWLLAAILIGIFILPEIYCLYQQFDAHPEKVVFGQKAVSGIKFFFWDSQFGRFFNTGPIKGNGDPFFFIHTTLWAFLPWSLLLFAAVYQFIRTGIRNVNSREWLCISGGLLTFLLFSASKFQLPHYLNIVFPFFAIITAQYLYGLQSVKNIRIIRWMQLIIAGLLIIIIAVLQYYFRADEFTWHVGLTLAIWLALLFIIPGNFADTDFRQTAFRTAIVAVIVNLYLNLAFYPSLLKYQAGSEAAVYINRHNPARLPVVQSQDDNPYPMEFYLNTPLTMLNADGTGPLPATPFIFYGPKDAVSAVAKGRPVEHLAQFERYWISRLSVDFLNKATRAKQVTIMQVVIIK, encoded by the coding sequence ATGGGCGCTACACCTCAAATTTACCGCATCAAATGGCTTTACCTGTTTATAGGTGTAGCTGTGCTGCTCAATTTTACAGCCCTGTTCATCCCAATTATAGGCCCCGACGGTGCTTTGTATGCTACCATTGCCAAAACCATGGTGCTTCGCAACGACTATGTGCAACTATTTGTACACCAAACCGACTGGCTGGATAAACCGCATTTCCCGTTTTGGATGTCGGCAATATCGTTTAAGGTGTTTGGTATTACAACATGGGCTTATAAGCTGCCCGGTATTTTATTTATGCTGATGGGTGCTGCCTATACCTATTTGCTTGCCAAAAAATTGTATACCAAAGAAATCGCTTTATGGGCGGTATTGATATTGCTTACCGCGCAGCACATCATCTTATCTAACAACGATGTACGCGCCGAACCGTATTTAACAGGCCTCATTATCGCATCGGTATATTATTATTATAATGCCTATATCCGTAATAATTTGATGCAATTGGTATTAGGCAGCTTGTTTGCCGCCTGCGCTATCATGACAAAGGGAATGTTTGCATTAGTGCCTATTGGCGGTGCCATAGTAGGGCACCTGGCCATTACCAAGCAATGGAAGACACTTTTTAACCTGAGCTGGCTATTGGCAGCAATACTCATAGGTATATTTATACTACCCGAAATTTATTGCCTGTACCAACAGTTTGATGCACACCCCGAAAAGGTGGTATTTGGGCAAAAAGCGGTATCGGGTATCAAATTCTTTTTTTGGGACAGCCAGTTTGGGCGGTTTTTTAATACCGGCCCCATTAAAGGCAATGGCGATCCGTTTTTTTTTATACATACTACGTTGTGGGCCTTTTTGCCATGGTCCTTACTGTTGTTTGCGGCTGTTTACCAATTTATAAGAACAGGCATCCGCAATGTAAATAGCCGCGAGTGGTTGTGCATAAGCGGCGGACTGCTTACTTTTTTGCTGTTTTCGGCCTCAAAGTTTCAGTTACCGCATTATTTGAATATCGTGTTCCCGTTTTTTGCCATTATAACCGCGCAATATCTATACGGCTTACAATCCGTAAAGAACATCAGGATAATAAGGTGGATGCAATTGATAATAGCCGGCTTGTTAATAATTATTATAGCAGTACTGCAATACTACTTTAGGGCAGACGAGTTTACCTGGCATGTGGGGCTTACACTGGCTATATGGCTGGCCCTGTTGTTTATTATACCTGGCAATTTTGCTGATACAGATTTCCGCCAAACGGCATTCCGCACGGCGATCGTAGCCGTAATTGTTAACCTGTACCTTAACCTGGCCTTTTATCCGTCGCTGCTTAAATACCAGGCCGGAAGCGAGGCCGCCGTATATATAAACAGGCATAACCCTGCCAGACTACCCGTAGTACAAAGTCAGGATGATAACCCATACCCCATGGAGTTTTATTTAAACACCCCGCTAACCATGCTTAATGCAGACGGAACAGGCCCCTTGCCCGCCACGCCCTTTATATTTTACGGCCCGAAGGATGCTGTGTCGGCTGTTGCCAAAGGCCGCCCTGTTGAACACCTTGCGCAGTTTGAACGGTATTGGATATCGCGGCTTAGTGTCGATTTTTTAAACAAGGCTACGCGCGCCAAACAAGTAACTATTATGCAGGTAGTTATAATTAAATAA